One Artemia franciscana chromosome 7, ASM3288406v1, whole genome shotgun sequence DNA segment encodes these proteins:
- the LOC136028611 gene encoding uncharacterized protein LOC136028611: MDEPPTIEFDLRKIHADLKLTPTKVVRNDSDADVKKVQVEEKRISPPVKAEEAKPSVLTTSTPESVTKAPPGSLVTRASPRRGPIRKKLLEEAHTPGPTLNTSVKSDSSDVYEFSEPEPFALEMRTKKISSPIYDERNVERKMSLGQHESESKSDQRKLKSPPEKLKS, from the coding sequence ATGGATGAGCCACCCACAATTGAGTTTGACTTGAGGAAAATTCATGCTGATCTGAAACTGACGCCAACAAAAGTTGTAAGGAACGATTCGGATGCTGATGTAAAGAAGGTACaagtagaagaaaaaagaatctcACCCCCCGTTAAAGCTGAAGAGGCGAAGCCTTCTGTTCTCACTACATCAACCCCTGAATCTGTAACGAAAGCTCCTCCTGGGTCACTGGTTACAAGAGCCAGTCCTAGACGTGGTCCTATTAGGAAGAAGcttttagaagaggctcatacCCCTGGTCCAACCCTTAACACTTCCGTTAAATCTGATTCCAGTGACGTTTATGAATTCAGTGAACCTGAGCCGTTTGCACTTGAAATGCGTACCAAAAAAATCTCATCACCTATCTATGACGAAAGAAATGTTGAACGAAAGATGAGCCTTGGACAGCATGAATCGGAAAGCAAATCTGATCAGAGAAAGTTGAAGAGTCCTCCCGAAAAGCTGAAGTCATGA